From the genome of Acidobacteriota bacterium:
TCACCGCCCCCATCGGCACGAGCAGGACATAGCCCACGTCACTGGCCATGTTGGACATCACACCCGCGAAGACGAGCGCAAAGGTCAGCAGGCGCCGTGGCGCGGCATGAACCAGCGAGCGCAGGGCCGTACCGATCAGGCCGCTCTTTTCCGCCACCCCGACGCCGAGCATCGCCACCAGGACCGTGCCGAGCGGGGCGAATCCGGTGAAATTGACGATGGTGTTGTCCAGGATCCAATGCAGGCCGTCACGCGAGATCAGGTTGACAGGCAGGACGGTCACACCATCCCGCGGGTTGACCGCCGCGAGTCCCATCCGGCTCGCCGCCCAGGAGAGTACGATCAGTCCGAGGGAAAAAAACGCGAAAAGTGTGGCGGGATGGGGGAGGGCATTGCCGACCCCCTCGACCGTGGCGAGAAAACGCGCCACGAACGACGGGCGGGAAGCGGACCTGGCCTTCTTCCGCGCCATCGGATTCAGCGGGTCCAGCCCTGGGCGATGGGCATGCGGCGACCGCGGCCGAAGGCGACGGAGGTAACCTTCAGGCCGATGGCGGCCTGTTTGCGCTTGTACTCGTTGCGGGTGATCAGGCGAACGATGCGACCGACGAGTTCAGGATCGAAGCCGGTGGCCTCCGCGATGGTCGCGGCCGAGTGCCGATCTTCCACGTAGCGCTGCACGATCTCGTCGAGCACGTCGTAGGGCGGCAGGGAATCGCTGTCCCGCTGGTCGGGAGCCAGCTCTGCGCTGGGTGGCTTGGTGATCGTGCTTTCCGGAATCGGCGGCCCGGCCAGGCCGCACTCGGACGGACGGGCATCGAGCAGCCGGGCAAGGCGGTAGACCTGGGTCTTGGCCACGTCGGAGAGCACCGCCAGGCCACCGTTCATGTCGCCGTAGAGGGTACAGTAGCCCACCGCGAGTTCGCTCTTGTTACCCGTGGTCAGCACGATGGCGCCACTGCGGTTGGAAAGGGCCATCAGCACCGTGCCACGGACCCGGGCTTGAAGGTTCTCTTCGGCCAGGTCCGGCAGGCGCTCGCCGAGCCGGGCCTCCCCGTTTTCGCGAAAGGCCGCGTCGAGAAGCTCGCGGAACCCCTCGAAGGCAGCAGAAATGGGAATCACCTGGTAGGCGATCCCCAGGCGCCGAGCCAGTTCCTCGGCGTCGCGCAGGGAATGCTCCGAGGAGTATTTACCGGGCAGGGCCACCCCGCGCACCCGCCCCGGCCCCAGGGCGGCGACGGCCAGGGCGGCGGTGACCGCCGAGTCGATGCCCCCCGACAGGCCGATCAACGCCTTGTCGAACCCGGTCTTGCGCAGGTAGTCCGCGATGCCCAGGCGCAAGGCCTTGAAGAGTTCGAGATCCAGGTCGCCCTCTTCCTCCGCCCCCGGCGTATCGTCGGCGACAGCGGGCAACTCCACCACCAGGGGCTCGGAATCGAAGGCCCGGGAACCCGCGACGCACGCTCCCCCCGGTGCGTAGACGCTCAAACGCCCGTCGAAGACCAGGTCGTCGTTGCCCCCGAGCTGGTTGACGGAGACCATCGTCACGCGGTGGCGCCGCGCGTGCGCGGCGAGGATCCGCTGGTGTCGCCTTTGCTTGCCCAGGACGAAGGGGCTGGCAGACGGTGAGACGACGATCTCGGCGCCCCGGGCCGCCAGGTCGGCGACGGGGTCACTCCCCTCCCGATAACGGGCGGCGAAACCCGCGTCTTCCCCTTTCCACAAATCTTCGCAGATGGAAAGCCCCACGCGCCGTCCGGCGATCTCGGCTACCACCGGCAGGTCGCCCGGCCGGAAATAACGGTGCTCGTCGAACACGTCGTAGGTCGGCAGCAGGCGCTTGTCGTAGAGTGCCGCCTGGCGGCCACCGGCGGCCAGAACCAGGCTGTTGGCCAGCCCTCCCGGGACAGGACGGGGGAAACCGATCACCGCGGCGGGCCCGTCCGCCGTCAGGCGTGTCAAATTCGCCACGGCCCGGCCGCAGGCCTCGATGAAGGCCCCCTCGAGCAAGAGATCCCGGGGAGGATAGCCGCAGACCGCCAGCTCTGGAAAGACGACCAGGTCGGCTCCCTGGCGACGGGCCGTGGCCAGGCCCTCCTCGATGAGGCGGGCGTTGCCCTCCACGTCGCCGACAGTGGGATTCAATGCGATCAGGACCAGGCGCATGGGACATCATACCCCGAGCCCCGGGAGCCGACCGGTGCCTTAAGCCCGCCACCTGTCCGCAGACCGCGGCGATGAGCCCCGCGCCCCCCCGGCCCCGCGCTTCCTTCCCGCGGGGTGGCTCGGTAGAATCCGGCTCCCCCCCCAACGCCTTTCTCCGCGGAGACTTCAGCCATGGACAGCGGCATCTCGAAAAAAGACCTGGAAACCTGGGCCGACTACCTTCTCGACCACTCCCTGGGAGGCATCCGCCCCGAAGACGTGGTGATGCTCAAGGGGGAGCCCATCACCTGGCCCCTGCTCTCGATCCTCCAGGACAAGGTCTTCGCCGCCGGAGCCGTCGCCGATCTGAACCTGGTGGCTCCGGACAACGACCGGGGCAAGGTCTGGGGCGCGTCCATCGCGCGCCATGGCACCATCGCGCAGATCGAGCGGGTCCCGGCCTGGCATCGCCAGCGCTACGAGGCGATGACCAAGTACCTCGAGGTCCTCGGCGCCGAATGCCCCGACCTTTTCACCGGATTGCCCGAAGAAACGGCCCAGGCGGTGATGCGGGTCGACGAACCGATCAAGGAGATCCGGCTGCTCAAGCCCTGGGTGATCACCCTCTACCCGACCCAGGCCTTCGCCGATCTCGAGGAGATGAGTCTCGAGGAGTACACCCGGGTGATCGTCTCCGCCTCCACCACCGACCCCCTGCAGCTCGAGCGTATCGAAGCGCCGCTGCACGAGTTGATGTCCCGCACCCGCACCATCCGGGTCGTCACCGCGCATCCCGACGGGAGGGAGCTGACCCTGCGACTCTCCATCGCCGGCCGCAACGTGATCAAGTGCACCGGCAAGCGCAACTTCCCCGACGGAGAGGTCTTCACCAGCCCCGACGCCCGCAGCGTGGAAGGCGAAATCTTCGTCGACATGCCTGTGTTCTACGGCGGAACGACGATTCGCGGTGTCTACCTGCGCTTCGTCGACGGCGTGATCCAGGAATACTCGGCCCTCGAAGGCGGCGACGCCCTGGCCAAGATCATCGAGACCGACGACGGCTCCCATCGCCTCGGTGAAATCGCCCTGGGTATGAACGCTGGCATCGAGAAGGTGCTGCGCCATCCGCTCTTCGTCGAGAAGGTGGGCGGCACCCTGCACATCGCCATCGGCGCGAGTTACCCCGAGTGCTTCGTCGACGACCCCGCCTCCGGGGAAGGCCGGCGGCGCTGCGACGAGCTGTACCGCGAGGGCCTGCTCAACCGCTCGGCCCAACACGTGGACATCGTCACCGACTTCCGGCCGGGAGGCGCGGGAAGAGCCGTGTACTTCGACGACACCCGCCTCGAGGTGCGTGACAGGATCTGGGTCGCCCCTTGACGGGCCGGACACGACAGAGATTGCAGTCGCAGGGAATCGAACCGGGAGAGACAGAAATGGAAGCCCAACAGGACAAGAGCAGCGTACTGCCAGAGAACGCCTTTCGTGAACTCAAGCCGGGCGAGGTCTACCAACCGATTGTACCCGCCGACATCTCGACGCCCGAAGTCACGCTGCGCTCGGTGCTGCTCGGCCTGGGTGCGGTGGTGCTCTTCACCTTCGCCGCGGCCTACATCGGGCTGAAGACGGGCAACGTGATCGAAACGTCGATTCCCATCGCGATCCTCGCGGTGGCCATCGGCAACACCCTGATGCGCATGATGACCGACCGGCGCAACACCCTGCTCGAAAACGTCATCATCCAGTCCCTGGGGCAGGCTTCGGGAGTGGTCGTCGCCGGGGCTATCTTCACCATCCCCGCCCTCTACATCAATCAGCTCAACCCGAACTTCCTGCAGATCTTCCTGTCCTGCCTGCTCGGCGGCTTCCTCGGCGTGGTGCTGCTGATCCCCCTCCGGCGTTACTTCTGTGTCGAACTCCACGGCCAACTCCCCTTCCCCGAGGCCACCGCCATCGTCAACGTCCTGGCCACCGGAGAAAAGGCGAAGGGATCGGCGGGCATCGTCCTCGGCCTGGCCTTCAGCCTGGGCTTCGTCTACGACCTTTTCGTGGAGTTCGTGCATCTCTGGAACGGCCACCTCAGCTCGCAGCACCTCTTCGGCCGCTTCGGCAGGGCCTTGGCGGAAAAGCGCTTCGAGCTGCGGCTCAACGCCACGGCGGTGTACTTCGGCCTGGGCTACATCATCGGTCCGCGCTACGCCGGCATCATCGCCGCCGGGTCGGTACTGTCCTACCTGGTGTTCGTACCGATGATCTTCTACGTCGGATCCGGCATGCAGCTCCCGGTGGCTCCGGAAACCAGTCGCCTGATCGCAGAAAT
Proteins encoded in this window:
- a CDS encoding NAD+ synthase; the encoded protein is MRLVLIALNPTVGDVEGNARLIEEGLATARRQGADLVVFPELAVCGYPPRDLLLEGAFIEACGRAVANLTRLTADGPAAVIGFPRPVPGGLANSLVLAAGGRQAALYDKRLLPTYDVFDEHRYFRPGDLPVVAEIAGRRVGLSICEDLWKGEDAGFAARYREGSDPVADLAARGAEIVVSPSASPFVLGKQRRHQRILAAHARRHRVTMVSVNQLGGNDDLVFDGRLSVYAPGGACVAGSRAFDSEPLVVELPAVADDTPGAEEEGDLDLELFKALRLGIADYLRKTGFDKALIGLSGGIDSAVTAALAVAALGPGRVRGVALPGKYSSEHSLRDAEELARRLGIAYQVIPISAAFEGFRELLDAAFRENGEARLGERLPDLAEENLQARVRGTVLMALSNRSGAIVLTTGNKSELAVGYCTLYGDMNGGLAVLSDVAKTQVYRLARLLDARPSECGLAGPPIPESTITKPPSAELAPDQRDSDSLPPYDVLDEIVQRYVEDRHSAATIAEATGFDPELVGRIVRLITRNEYKRKQAAIGLKVTSVAFGRGRRMPIAQGWTR
- a CDS encoding aminopeptidase, producing MDSGISKKDLETWADYLLDHSLGGIRPEDVVMLKGEPITWPLLSILQDKVFAAGAVADLNLVAPDNDRGKVWGASIARHGTIAQIERVPAWHRQRYEAMTKYLEVLGAECPDLFTGLPEETAQAVMRVDEPIKEIRLLKPWVITLYPTQAFADLEEMSLEEYTRVIVSASTTDPLQLERIEAPLHELMSRTRTIRVVTAHPDGRELTLRLSIAGRNVIKCTGKRNFPDGEVFTSPDARSVEGEIFVDMPVFYGGTTIRGVYLRFVDGVIQEYSALEGGDALAKIIETDDGSHRLGEIALGMNAGIEKVLRHPLFVEKVGGTLHIAIGASYPECFVDDPASGEGRRRCDELYREGLLNRSAQHVDIVTDFRPGGAGRAVYFDDTRLEVRDRIWVAP